The Oxalobacteraceae bacterium OTU3CINTB1 genome includes a window with the following:
- a CDS encoding glycosyltransferase, with protein MESNQVILSICIPTYNRAPFLRQTLDSIVSQPAFSDGGEVEVVISDNGSEDDTEQVAAQFVAAHPGKIRYHRHAETISPDMNFKFVMEQGRGLYLKLHNDNLMFNPGSLPEMLKVYSATAAEMPIVFFTNGNHFQGNALEVITSMSDFVRRVSFISTWIGGFGMWRAEFLALPDFARNQHLRLVQTDVLLRLLSTGKRAIVLFQPYFSGVPTGRKGGYKKGGYNIAEVFGKNYLTLLKPYVVAGLLDRMVYEHEKKALLIQHIIPYYFDPENDYQKTGFFEHMQDYVDDDYFYEAIRNVPHDVPPRTAPAPAPVPAAPPAPQPSYEDQKRAYWRALNPHNQTDLTLSAGPFDFSKVTVGRRSYGPLRVIAYGHPDESLSIGSFVSLADEVTFMLGGNHPYEGVSTFPFRVKFFGEALESTTKGAIVVGDDVWIGMQVLIMSGITIGQGAVIAAGSVVTRNVAPYTIVGGNPAKVIKQRYAPEVVEKMVKLDYSKVTDEALARHREVLYQPLTADNVDAVIASLMGG; from the coding sequence ATGGAATCCAACCAGGTCATCCTGTCGATCTGCATCCCGACTTACAACCGCGCGCCGTTCCTGCGGCAGACGCTCGACAGCATCGTCAGCCAGCCCGCCTTCAGCGACGGCGGCGAGGTCGAAGTCGTCATCTCCGACAACGGTTCGGAGGACGACACCGAGCAGGTCGCCGCGCAGTTTGTCGCCGCCCATCCGGGCAAGATCCGCTACCACCGCCACGCAGAGACCATCTCGCCGGACATGAACTTCAAGTTCGTCATGGAACAGGGGCGCGGGCTGTACCTGAAGCTGCACAACGACAACTTGATGTTCAATCCGGGCAGCCTGCCGGAGATGCTCAAGGTCTACAGCGCCACCGCCGCCGAGATGCCGATCGTGTTCTTCACCAACGGCAACCACTTCCAGGGCAACGCGCTCGAGGTGATCACCAGCATGAGCGATTTCGTGCGCCGCGTGTCGTTCATCTCGACCTGGATCGGCGGCTTCGGCATGTGGCGCGCCGAGTTCCTGGCGCTGCCCGACTTCGCCCGCAACCAGCACCTGCGGCTGGTGCAGACCGACGTGCTGCTGCGCTTGCTCAGCACCGGCAAGCGCGCCATCGTGCTGTTCCAGCCGTATTTCAGCGGCGTGCCCACCGGCCGCAAGGGCGGCTACAAAAAGGGCGGCTACAACATCGCCGAGGTGTTCGGCAAAAATTACCTGACCCTGCTCAAGCCTTACGTGGTCGCCGGCCTGCTCGACCGCATGGTCTACGAGCACGAAAAGAAGGCGCTGCTGATCCAGCACATCATCCCCTACTATTTCGACCCCGAGAACGACTACCAGAAGACCGGTTTCTTCGAGCACATGCAGGACTACGTCGACGACGATTACTTCTACGAGGCAATCCGCAACGTGCCGCACGACGTGCCGCCGAGGACAGCCCCTGCACCTGCACCCGTGCCGGCCGCGCCGCCGGCCCCGCAGCCGTCCTATGAAGACCAGAAGCGCGCCTACTGGCGCGCGCTCAATCCGCACAACCAGACCGACCTGACGCTGTCGGCCGGCCCGTTCGATTTCAGCAAGGTGACGGTGGGACGGCGCAGCTACGGTCCGCTGCGCGTGATCGCCTACGGCCACCCGGACGAAAGCCTGAGCATCGGCAGCTTCGTCTCGCTGGCCGACGAGGTCACGTTCATGTTGGGCGGCAACCATCCTTACGAGGGCGTGTCCACCTTCCCGTTCCGGGTCAAGTTTTTCGGCGAGGCGCTGGAATCGACCACCAAGGGCGCGATCGTGGTCGGCGACGATGTCTGGATCGGCATGCAGGTGCTGATCATGTCGGGCATCACCATCGGCCAGGGCGCGGTGATCGCGGCCGGCAGCGTGGTGACCAGGAACGTGGCGCCATACACCATCGTCGGCGGCAATCCGGCCAAGGTGATCAAGCAGCGCTACGCGCCGGAAGTGGTGGAGAAGATGGTCAAGCTGGACTATTCGAAGGTCACCGACGAGGCCCTCGCGCGGCATCGCGAGGTGCTGTATCAGCCGCTGACGGCCGACAACGTCGACGCCGTCATCGCCAGCCTGATGGGCGGCTGA
- a CDS encoding SgcJ/EcaC family oxidoreductase yields the protein MRNWTILPLACLVLAGNTYAAGSEDCHPSSEKEIAGLFDRWNASLQTGDPDKVVANYAENSVLLPTVSNTPRMTVDEKKDYFEHFLKSKPVGTINSRRIQIKCNSAVDAGLYTFKFADGKQVKARYTYTYKWYGTEWLITSHHSSAMPEKE from the coding sequence ATGCGCAACTGGACCATCCTGCCACTCGCTTGCCTCGTCCTGGCGGGCAATACCTACGCCGCCGGCAGCGAAGACTGCCACCCATCGTCGGAAAAAGAAATCGCCGGCCTGTTCGACCGCTGGAACGCGTCGCTGCAAACCGGCGATCCGGACAAGGTCGTCGCCAACTACGCCGAAAACTCGGTGCTGCTGCCGACCGTGTCGAACACGCCGCGCATGACGGTGGACGAAAAGAAGGATTACTTCGAGCACTTCCTGAAGAGCAAGCCGGTCGGCACCATCAACAGCCGCCGCATCCAGATCAAGTGCAACAGCGCGGTCGATGCCGGCCTGTACACGTTTAAATTTGCGGATGGCAAGCAAGTCAAGGCACGCTATACCTACACCTACAAGTGGTACGGTACCGAATGGCTGATCACCAGCCACCATTCGTCGGCCATGCCTGAAAAAGAGTAA
- a CDS encoding CzcE family metal-binding protein, whose protein sequence is MKKFLTLAALVICMPLTTLAANKTNVNGTPATADAGARVINILAKTKHVNVTQGETVKFVVGDKSFAWHFDTLRGSTSFALSKIAPKEIDTHRVRVFVAPNPLYHGG, encoded by the coding sequence ATGAAAAAATTCCTGACCCTCGCAGCGCTGGTAATCTGCATGCCCCTGACCACCCTGGCGGCCAACAAGACAAACGTCAACGGCACCCCGGCGACCGCCGACGCCGGCGCCCGCGTCATCAACATCCTGGCCAAGACCAAGCACGTCAACGTCACCCAGGGCGAGACCGTGAAGTTCGTCGTCGGCGACAAATCGTTCGCATGGCACTTCGACACCCTGCGCGGCAGCACCAGCTTCGCGCTGTCGAAGATCGCTCCGAAAGAGATCGATACCCACCGCGTGCGCGTGTTCGTCGCGCCGAATCCGCTGTACCACGGCGGCTAA
- a CDS encoding outer membrane beta-barrel protein produces the protein MSKHLAALIFAAIGSMGAVAGNAVAQETPWLVRARAVNLDLANKSDPIGGAGASDRLTISDKTIPEFDVSYFFTPNWAAELVLTYPQKHDVMLDGRTIGSFRHLPPTLMVQYHFVLDSPFKPYLGAGLNYTVFSKVKLLNGGADLEHDSVGLALQAGVDYAINKNWSLNFDIKKVQIRSDVMIGGVKASRVKADPLMLGVGVGYRF, from the coding sequence ATGAGCAAGCATCTGGCAGCATTGATATTCGCAGCAATCGGTAGCATGGGCGCCGTCGCCGGCAACGCCGTGGCGCAGGAAACGCCGTGGCTGGTGCGCGCGCGCGCCGTCAACCTGGACCTGGCCAACAAGTCCGATCCGATCGGCGGCGCCGGCGCGTCGGACCGCCTCACCATCAGCGACAAGACCATTCCGGAATTCGACGTCTCCTATTTCTTCACGCCGAACTGGGCGGCCGAGCTGGTGCTGACCTATCCGCAAAAGCACGACGTCATGCTCGACGGCCGCACCATCGGCAGCTTCAGGCACCTGCCGCCGACGCTGATGGTGCAGTACCACTTTGTGCTGGATTCGCCGTTCAAGCCGTATCTCGGCGCCGGCTTGAACTACACGGTATTCTCGAAGGTCAAGCTGCTCAACGGCGGCGCCGACCTGGAACACGACAGCGTCGGCCTGGCGCTGCAGGCGGGTGTCGACTACGCGATCAACAAGAACTGGTCGCTCAACTTCGACATCAAGAAAGTGCAGATCCGCAGCGATGTCATGATCGGCGGCGTCAAGGCCAGCCGCGTCAAGGCCGATCCGCTGATGCTGGGCGTCGGTGTGGGTTACCGCTTCTGA
- a CDS encoding HlyD family type I secretion periplasmic adaptor subunit: MEPANKSPLSFKRRKDETEIEFLPDADAIERGPLPRFVRVTLHVLLLAFVSFILWACFSPVEKIVVAHGRLVNPLPNIVVQPLETSIIQSIDVRVGQIVKKGQVLATLDPTFSAADESQLRIRLQSLDTQAAGLRAELSGQAGADVASGASADTQLQSQLSSERKANFAAQKAKMDQNIARLRAGLETNKHDQVILAQRVKALREVEAMQEQLMAEQFGAKMHLLEARDRRLGVERDMDMQRNKAIEMASELASAEAERSAFDKSWRQKAMEDLLTASRDRDGINEQLAKADKRLKMIQMVAPADGVVLEIGKLSVGSIVREAEALFTLVPLGAELEAEVQIDSLDIGYIKPGAVTHLKVDAFSFMKHGMLEGKVRTISQDSFKRDAADKNGGGMDAYYLSRIQYKGELKKMTEGTRLLPGMTVSAEIVVGHRTVMSYLLYPLTRALDESIREP; encoded by the coding sequence ATGGAACCAGCAAACAAGTCACCTTTAAGCTTCAAGCGCCGCAAGGACGAGACCGAGATCGAGTTCCTGCCGGACGCGGACGCCATCGAGCGCGGTCCGCTGCCGCGGTTCGTGCGCGTCACCCTGCACGTGCTGCTGCTGGCCTTCGTCTCGTTCATCCTGTGGGCCTGCTTCTCACCGGTCGAGAAGATCGTCGTCGCCCACGGCCGGCTGGTCAACCCGCTGCCCAACATCGTGGTGCAGCCGCTCGAGACGTCCATCATCCAGAGCATCGACGTGCGCGTCGGCCAGATCGTCAAGAAGGGCCAGGTGCTGGCCACGCTGGACCCGACCTTCAGCGCCGCCGACGAGTCGCAGCTGCGCATCCGGCTGCAAAGCCTGGACACCCAGGCCGCCGGCCTGCGCGCCGAGCTGTCGGGCCAGGCCGGCGCCGACGTCGCCAGCGGCGCGAGCGCCGATACACAGCTGCAGTCGCAGCTGTCGAGCGAGCGCAAGGCCAACTTCGCCGCGCAAAAGGCCAAGATGGACCAGAACATCGCGCGCCTGCGCGCCGGCCTGGAGACCAACAAGCACGACCAGGTGATCCTGGCCCAGCGCGTCAAAGCGCTGCGCGAGGTCGAGGCCATGCAGGAGCAGCTGATGGCCGAGCAGTTCGGCGCCAAGATGCACCTGCTGGAGGCGCGCGACCGCCGCCTGGGCGTCGAGCGTGACATGGACATGCAGCGCAACAAGGCGATCGAGATGGCCAGCGAGCTGGCCTCGGCCGAAGCCGAGCGCTCGGCCTTCGACAAGAGCTGGCGGCAGAAGGCGATGGAGGATTTGCTGACCGCCTCGCGCGACCGCGACGGCATCAACGAGCAGCTGGCCAAGGCCGACAAACGCTTGAAGATGATCCAGATGGTGGCGCCGGCCGACGGCGTGGTGCTGGAGATCGGCAAGCTGTCGGTGGGTTCCATCGTGCGCGAGGCCGAGGCGCTGTTCACCCTGGTGCCGCTGGGCGCCGAGCTGGAGGCCGAAGTGCAGATCGATTCGCTCGACATCGGCTACATCAAGCCGGGCGCCGTCACCCATTTGAAGGTCGATGCCTTCTCGTTCATGAAACACGGCATGTTGGAAGGCAAAGTGCGCACCATCAGCCAGGATTCGTTCAAGCGCGACGCGGCCGACAAGAACGGCGGCGGCATGGACGCCTACTACCTGAGCCGCATCCAGTACAAGGGCGAGCTGAAGAAAATGACCGAGGGCACGCGCCTGCTGCCCGGCATGACCGTCTCGGCCGAGATCGTCGTCGGCCACCGCACGGTGATGTCCTACCTGCTGTATCCGCTCACGCGCGCGCTGGACGAATCGATCCGCGAACCCTGA
- a CDS encoding peptidase domain-containing ABC transporter: MHDKFPHTAIQCLTAIAQHHGLQINPERLIDDYALRAEEPGDGALLRIASDIGLKAKADRLNWSRLMAQGGVFPLMARLVDGNMIIVVGVKPADVVGHPGAEDQVAVLNPANANAAVVMVARGEFEKRWGGEVLFIKRQHKLTDPNQPFGLRWFIPEILKQKAAFRDIFIAAIAMQLLALASPIFFQLVIDKVLTHQSVTTLQVLAVGIIMALVFDATFGFLRQTLTLAASNKIDMRLTRRVFAHLLSLPIDFFETTSAGVVTRHMQQLEKIRSFLTGRLFFTALDLIALLVFVPILFSYSFKLAMIVLLFAAMIGGIVLAMVPTFQRRLNALYSAEGQRQGMLVETIHGMRTVKALAIEPSQRRIWDQRSAEAITMHFRVGQISIAGNAVTDFLGKLLPVTLIVVGAADVFDSTLSVGGLIAFQMLAGRVTGPLISLVGLVNEYQETALSVKMLGEVMNRAPEGRAGANGLRPVLDGEIKFDAVTFRYPGAQAMALNKASFTIEQGTVVGIVGRSGSGKTTLTKLIQGLYPVQEGIVRFDGIDAREIELSHLRRQIGVVLQENFLFRGTVRENLSVTKPDATFEELVAAAVAAGADEFIERLPMGYDTVLEENASNLSGGQKQRLSIARTLVARPRILILDEAASALDPESEAIFIGNLSKIAVGRTVVMISHRLSTLVNADKIMVMQQGSLMDAGRHEELLTRSETYQHLWNQQTSHL, translated from the coding sequence ATGCACGATAAATTTCCCCATACCGCGATCCAGTGTCTGACCGCCATCGCGCAGCATCATGGTCTGCAAATCAATCCCGAGCGGCTGATCGACGACTACGCGCTGCGCGCGGAGGAACCGGGCGACGGCGCGCTGCTGCGCATCGCCTCGGATATCGGTTTGAAAGCCAAGGCGGACCGGCTCAACTGGTCGCGCCTGATGGCGCAGGGCGGCGTGTTCCCGCTGATGGCGCGCCTGGTCGATGGCAATATGATCATCGTGGTCGGCGTCAAGCCGGCCGACGTGGTCGGCCACCCGGGCGCCGAGGACCAGGTCGCCGTGCTCAACCCGGCCAACGCCAACGCCGCCGTGGTCATGGTCGCGCGCGGCGAGTTCGAGAAGCGCTGGGGCGGCGAGGTGCTGTTCATCAAACGCCAGCACAAGCTGACCGACCCCAACCAGCCGTTCGGGCTGCGCTGGTTCATTCCCGAGATCCTCAAGCAGAAGGCCGCCTTCCGCGACATCTTCATCGCCGCCATCGCCATGCAGCTGCTGGCGCTGGCCTCGCCGATCTTCTTCCAGCTGGTGATCGACAAGGTGCTCACGCACCAGAGCGTGACGACCCTGCAGGTGCTGGCCGTCGGCATCATCATGGCGCTGGTGTTCGACGCCACCTTCGGCTTCCTGCGCCAGACCCTGACCCTGGCCGCGTCCAACAAGATCGACATGCGCCTGACGCGGCGCGTGTTCGCCCATCTGTTGTCGCTGCCGATCGACTTCTTCGAGACCACCAGCGCCGGCGTGGTCACGCGCCACATGCAGCAGCTGGAAAAGATCCGCAGCTTCCTGACCGGGCGCCTGTTCTTCACCGCGCTCGACCTGATCGCGCTGCTGGTGTTCGTGCCTATCCTGTTCAGCTATTCCTTCAAGCTGGCGATGATCGTGCTGCTATTTGCGGCCATGATCGGCGGCATCGTGCTGGCCATGGTGCCGACCTTCCAGCGCCGCCTCAACGCGCTGTACTCGGCCGAGGGCCAGCGCCAGGGCATGCTGGTCGAGACCATCCACGGCATGCGCACGGTCAAGGCGCTGGCGATCGAGCCGTCGCAGCGCCGCATCTGGGACCAGCGCTCGGCCGAGGCCATCACCATGCACTTCCGCGTCGGCCAGATCTCGATCGCCGGCAACGCCGTCACCGATTTCCTCGGCAAGCTGCTGCCGGTCACGCTGATCGTGGTCGGCGCCGCCGACGTGTTCGACTCGACCCTGTCGGTCGGCGGCCTGATCGCCTTCCAGATGCTGGCCGGGCGCGTCACCGGTCCGCTGATCTCGCTCGTCGGCCTGGTCAACGAGTACCAGGAGACGGCGCTGTCGGTCAAGATGCTGGGCGAAGTCATGAACCGCGCGCCGGAAGGCCGCGCCGGCGCCAACGGCCTGCGCCCGGTGCTGGACGGCGAAATCAAGTTCGACGCCGTCACCTTCCGCTATCCGGGCGCGCAGGCGATGGCGCTCAACAAGGCCAGCTTCACCATCGAGCAGGGCACCGTGGTCGGCATCGTCGGCCGCAGCGGCTCGGGCAAGACCACCCTGACCAAGTTGATCCAGGGCTTGTATCCGGTGCAGGAGGGCATCGTGCGCTTCGACGGCATCGACGCCCGCGAGATCGAGCTGTCGCATCTGCGCCGCCAGATCGGCGTGGTGTTGCAGGAGAACTTCCTGTTCCGCGGCACCGTGCGCGAGAACCTGTCCGTCACCAAGCCCGACGCCACGTTCGAGGAACTGGTGGCGGCGGCGGTGGCGGCCGGCGCCGACGAATTCATCGAACGCCTGCCGATGGGCTACGACACCGTATTGGAAGAGAACGCGTCGAACCTGTCGGGCGGCCAAAAGCAGCGCCTGTCGATCGCCCGTACCCTGGTGGCGCGGCCGCGCATCCTGATCCTCGACGAGGCGGCCAGCGCGCTGGACCCGGAAAGCGAGGCCATTTTCATCGGCAACCTGTCGAAGATCGCCGTCGGCCGCACGGTGGTGATGATTTCGCACCGCCTGTCGACCTTGGTCAACGCCGACAAAATCATGGTCATGCAGCAGGGTAGCCTGATGGATGCGGGCCGTCACGAAGAACTGCTTACACGTAGCGAAACTTACCAGCACCTATGGAACCAGCAAACAAGTCACCTTTAA